From the genome of Gilliamella sp. wkB7, one region includes:
- a CDS encoding alpha/beta fold hydrolase, translating to MVNFKKKLCIVILLIIPSFGYCLDFNNKNEANFIINNFKFNDGSTMSNLSIHYITLGNPKNKPVLVLHGTTGNGASMLNDSFGHALFDKGMPLDAEKYFIILPDAIGTGQSSKPSDGMKGDFPHYDYTDMVNAQYQLVKNGLGIDHLELIIGNSMGGMNTWNWVTMYPDFMTAAVPMAATPAPMSSRNWIMRKMVINAIKDDPDWKNGFYDKKPEKFQTVYNYYNIATNGGDIAWQNKAYNTAKTEELLASTLKERITMDTNDFLFQWDAARNFDPTKDLIKIKAHILAINSEDDERNPPTTGLMEKAIKNIPHVKYVLIPASIKTSGHSTTMTANLWKDHLTSFLKEIEDNK from the coding sequence ATGGTCAACTTTAAGAAAAAACTATGCATTGTTATTTTATTAATAATTCCTTCTTTTGGGTATTGTCTCGATTTTAATAATAAAAATGAAGCCAACTTCATTATTAATAACTTCAAATTTAATGATGGGAGTACAATGTCAAATCTATCAATACACTATATTACTCTTGGCAATCCGAAAAATAAGCCCGTATTAGTATTACACGGTACTACTGGTAATGGAGCATCGATGTTAAATGATAGTTTTGGCCATGCTTTATTTGACAAAGGAATGCCACTAGATGCAGAAAAATACTTTATTATCCTTCCTGATGCTATTGGTACAGGTCAATCTTCGAAACCGTCAGATGGTATGAAAGGTGACTTTCCACATTATGATTATACCGATATGGTTAATGCTCAATACCAATTAGTGAAAAATGGATTAGGCATCGATCATTTAGAGTTAATTATAGGAAATTCCATGGGAGGGATGAATACTTGGAATTGGGTTACTATGTATCCAGATTTTATGACTGCTGCAGTACCAATGGCTGCGACCCCTGCCCCTATGTCAAGCCGAAATTGGATAATGAGAAAAATGGTTATTAATGCTATTAAAGACGATCCTGATTGGAAAAATGGATTCTATGACAAAAAACCAGAAAAATTCCAAACCGTTTATAATTATTATAATATAGCAACCAATGGAGGCGATATTGCTTGGCAAAACAAAGCCTATAATACTGCAAAAACAGAAGAATTATTAGCTAGTACATTAAAAGAGCGCATTACAATGGATACTAATGATTTTTTATTTCAATGGGATGCAGCAAGAAACTTCGATCCAACTAAAGACTTGATTAAAATAAAAGCTCATATATTAGCAATAAATTCAGAAGATGATGAAAGAAACCCTCCTACTACAGGTTTAATGGAAAAAGCGATAAAAAACATACCTCATGTTAAATATGTATTAATACCAGCAAGTATCAAAACCAGTGGGCATAGTACCACAATGACAGCAAATTTATGGAAAGATCATTTAACTTCATTTTTAAAAGAGATAGAGGACAACAAATAG
- the sbcB gene encoding exodeoxyribonuclease I, with the protein MKNDLNQPTFYVHDYETFGINPALDRPAQFAGVRTDGDFNIIEDPLVIYCQIAQDYLPNPEAVLITGITPQKANQNGICEAEFTKRIYQAFSEPNTCILGYNNIRFDDEVTRNILYRNFYDPYSYSWQNGNSRWDLLDVVRACYALRPDGINWPINDNGLPSFRLEHLTQANNIKHEHAHDAMSDVYATIAMAKLIKEKQPKLFNYFFLLRNKNKVAELIDVVNMTPIIHVSGMLGSHRGNLSVVAPIIWHPIQNNAAVICDLAGDIDLLIDLSVEQIKEKLYTKTEDLELGESRIPLKLIHTNKCPIVAPLKTLLPENAKRFGLDVEQCLIKLQKLQENQNLLQNKMQELFNIDNNYPINSDVDAQIYQGFLNNQDKLRCETIRTTPTQLLDSLSLTFDDPRLATLFFRYKARNYPQALTEREQAVWFNHCRDKLNISKIQDYLLNLELLAETYIQQPEKLTIIKQLYNYCHYLVG; encoded by the coding sequence ATGAAAAACGACTTAAATCAGCCAACTTTTTACGTTCATGATTATGAAACTTTTGGTATAAACCCAGCTTTAGATCGCCCAGCACAGTTTGCAGGTGTTCGAACTGACGGTGATTTTAACATCATTGAAGATCCATTAGTTATTTATTGTCAAATTGCTCAAGATTATTTACCAAATCCTGAGGCTGTACTTATTACTGGTATTACTCCTCAGAAAGCCAATCAAAACGGCATTTGTGAAGCTGAATTTACTAAACGAATCTATCAAGCTTTTAGTGAACCTAACACATGTATTTTAGGATATAACAATATCCGATTTGATGATGAAGTCACCCGTAATATTTTATATCGTAACTTTTATGATCCCTATTCATATAGTTGGCAGAACGGTAATTCTAGGTGGGATCTTCTTGATGTTGTTAGAGCTTGTTATGCATTAAGACCAGATGGTATCAATTGGCCCATCAATGATAACGGTCTTCCTAGCTTTCGTTTGGAGCATCTAACTCAAGCAAATAATATTAAGCATGAACATGCTCACGATGCTATGTCCGATGTTTATGCAACTATTGCTATGGCTAAACTAATAAAAGAAAAACAACCCAAATTATTTAATTATTTTTTCTTATTACGTAATAAAAACAAAGTTGCTGAACTTATAGATGTAGTCAATATGACACCTATCATTCATGTATCGGGCATGCTAGGTAGTCATCGAGGTAATCTATCAGTAGTTGCTCCAATAATCTGGCATCCAATACAAAACAATGCAGCAGTTATATGTGATTTAGCGGGTGATATTGACCTCCTTATTGATTTGTCCGTTGAACAAATCAAAGAGAAACTGTATACAAAAACAGAAGATCTAGAGTTAGGAGAATCGCGAATTCCTTTAAAATTAATTCATACCAATAAATGCCCTATAGTTGCTCCATTAAAAACCTTGTTACCTGAAAATGCAAAACGATTTGGGCTTGATGTAGAACAATGTTTAATTAAACTACAAAAACTACAAGAAAATCAAAATTTGCTGCAAAATAAGATGCAAGAATTGTTTAATATTGATAATAATTATCCAATTAATTCAGATGTTGATGCTCAAATTTACCAAGGTTTTTTGAATAATCAAGATAAATTGCGCTGTGAAACGATTCGAACAACACCCACTCAACTGTTAGATAGCCTATCTTTAACATTTGATGACCCTCGTTTAGCTACTCTATTTTTTAGATATAAAGCTCGAAACTATCCTCAAGCATTAACAGAACGAGAGCAGGCTGTTTGGTTCAATCATTGTCGAGACAAACTTAATATATCCAAAATACAAGATTATTTATTGAATCTAGAACTATTAGCTGAAACGTATATTCAACAACCTGAAAAATTAACAATAATTAAACAACTTTATAACTATTGTCATTATTTAGTTGGATAA
- a CDS encoding CidA/LrgA family protein — translation MKHFLAKHATIKHRLYSLYYTLFSYGRGLIILTLCLWVGNIISKIIPIMIPGSIIGLLLLFFLLAFQLIPTCWIKNSCNLFMRYMTVLFIPAAMGIMDNYSLLLENWIPIIFSSVGGSLIVLIFTAFLTENFQKTMPQKRTILSKNQEKQP, via the coding sequence ATGAAACATTTTTTAGCCAAACATGCAACGATAAAACATCGACTCTATTCTTTATACTATACGCTGTTCAGCTATGGTCGAGGATTGATTATTTTAACTCTCTGTTTATGGGTGGGAAATATAATCTCAAAAATAATACCGATAATGATTCCTGGCAGTATTATTGGTTTGTTACTTCTATTTTTCTTACTTGCTTTCCAGCTTATCCCAACTTGTTGGATCAAAAATAGCTGTAATCTATTTATGCGTTATATGACGGTTCTTTTTATTCCTGCTGCTATGGGCATAATGGATAACTATTCACTTTTATTAGAAAATTGGATCCCTATTATCTTTAGTAGTGTAGGTGGATCGCTCATTGTATTAATTTTTACCGCATTTCTAACCGAAAATTTCCAAAAAACAATGCCCCAAAAAAGAACAATTTTATCAAAAAATCAGGAGAAGCAGCCATGA
- a CDS encoding CidB/LrgB family autolysis modulator — MIWMLPLTLCVFLIIRRISFKLKSPLFNPLVISVIVLIPILIITKTSYAQYVANVQIINDLLPYSVVALAYPLYELIPQIKARWKSIIFITFTASIASMITGVCIAFWLGGNNAIAASVLPKSVTTAIAVTIAADQGGVPSIAALCVILVGTLGGIFGHQILNLVKIKSASARGLSIGAVSHAVGTARCIEVDYNEGAYSSLSLVLCGIMTSLTAPFLFPIMVFIFDWF; from the coding sequence ATGATATGGATGCTACCACTCACACTTTGTGTATTTCTCATTATTCGTAGAATTTCATTTAAATTAAAAAGTCCTTTATTTAATCCATTAGTCATATCGGTTATTGTTTTAATTCCAATTTTAATAATAACTAAAACCAGTTATGCACAATATGTAGCAAATGTACAAATTATTAATGATTTATTGCCTTATTCGGTTGTAGCCCTTGCCTATCCTTTATACGAACTTATTCCTCAAATTAAAGCTCGTTGGAAATCAATCATATTTATCACCTTTACTGCCTCGATTGCATCAATGATAACTGGCGTTTGCATTGCTTTTTGGTTGGGTGGCAATAATGCCATTGCAGCATCTGTTTTACCGAAATCAGTTACTACTGCTATTGCGGTAACTATTGCTGCCGATCAAGGTGGTGTGCCTTCCATAGCGGCATTATGTGTAATATTAGTCGGTACATTAGGCGGAATTTTTGGACATCAAATATTAAATCTTGTTAAAATAAAATCGGCTTCGGCTAGAGGACTTTCTATTGGAGCTGTTTCACATGCAGTTGGAACAGCTCGTTGCATTGAGGTTGATTATAACGAAGGAGCCTATAGTTCCTTGTCGCTTGTTTTATGTGGTATTATGACATCATTGACAGCACCTTTTTTATTTCCAATAATGGTATTTATTTTTGATTGGTTTTAG
- a CDS encoding ElyC/SanA/YdcF family protein, with product MNLKKLIACFIGLCLITISAILILDYWISYKTAPYIYHDENNLPYRAVGVVLGTSKYVRGGGLNGFYRNRIDGAIDLYWQGKVDYLLLSGDNALLSYNEPITMQKDLIKAGIPRKAIVLDYAGFRTLDSIIRANKVFDANDFTIITQEFHCERAIFIAIAQGIQAQCFAVPSPKSMKLVRIREMFARVSAFIDLYILTKEPKYLGPVIPIISNNE from the coding sequence ATGAATTTAAAAAAGCTTATAGCTTGTTTTATTGGTTTGTGCTTGATTACAATATCGGCGATTCTTATACTTGACTATTGGATCAGCTATAAAACAGCACCTTATATCTATCACGATGAGAACAATCTACCATATCGTGCAGTTGGTGTAGTACTTGGCACATCCAAATATGTTCGAGGTGGCGGATTAAATGGTTTTTATCGAAACCGTATTGATGGAGCAATCGACCTTTATTGGCAAGGTAAAGTCGATTATCTTTTACTTAGCGGAGATAATGCACTATTAAGCTATAATGAACCAATCACTATGCAAAAAGATTTAATCAAGGCTGGCATTCCTAGAAAAGCGATAGTTCTTGATTACGCAGGTTTCAGAACGTTAGATTCAATTATTCGCGCTAATAAAGTTTTTGATGCAAATGATTTCACAATTATCACTCAAGAGTTTCATTGCGAACGTGCAATTTTTATAGCTATTGCACAAGGAATCCAAGCACAATGCTTTGCGGTGCCATCGCCTAAAAGTATGAAATTAGTGCGTATCCGTGAAATGTTCGCTCGTGTTAGTGCTTTTATTGACCTTTATATCCTTACTAAAGAACCAAAATATCTTGGTCCTGTAATTCCAATCATATCTAATAATGAGTGA
- the artP gene encoding arginine ABC transporter ATP-binding protein ArtP, producing the protein MNIELNHINCFYGSHQALNDVSLCYPLGETIVLLGQSGAGKSSLLKVFNLLEIPTSGEMTIADSHFDFSKKISESTIRLLRKNVGMVFQNYNLWPHLTVLENLIEAPCQVLKMSKKEASDKAMSILKRLRIDDMAHRYPLHLSGGQQQRVAIARALMMEPQILLFDEPTAALDPAITSQIAEIINELSQTGITQIIVTHEVDFARKVASQVIYMEHGKIIEQGQLECFAHPKTKEFKAYLSH; encoded by the coding sequence ATGAATATTGAACTAAACCATATTAATTGCTTTTATGGTTCTCATCAGGCATTAAATGATGTTTCATTATGCTATCCACTTGGTGAAACGATTGTTTTACTTGGTCAAAGTGGTGCAGGAAAGAGCTCTTTATTAAAAGTATTTAATTTACTTGAAATTCCAACATCGGGCGAAATGACTATAGCTGACTCACATTTTGATTTTTCAAAAAAAATCAGTGAATCAACAATTCGACTACTTCGAAAAAATGTTGGTATGGTTTTTCAAAATTATAATTTATGGCCACATTTAACTGTACTTGAAAATCTAATTGAAGCACCTTGTCAAGTATTAAAAATGTCTAAAAAAGAAGCCAGTGACAAAGCAATGTCGATTTTAAAACGTTTGCGGATAGATGATATGGCACACCGTTACCCTCTTCATCTTTCAGGAGGACAACAACAACGTGTTGCTATAGCAAGAGCATTAATGATGGAACCTCAAATTTTATTATTTGATGAGCCAACTGCGGCTTTAGATCCAGCTATAACATCGCAAATAGCAGAAATCATTAATGAATTATCACAAACAGGAATTACACAAATTATTGTCACACATGAAGTGGATTTTGCTCGTAAAGTTGCTTCGCAAGTGATTTATATGGAACACGGTAAAATTATTGAGCAAGGACAACTAGAATGCTTTGCTCATCCTAAAACCAAAGAATTTAAAGCTTATTTATCACATTAA
- a CDS encoding transporter substrate-binding domain-containing protein, whose product MKKTLLAVLLAGTAFVTQAAENLIIGTEATYAPFEFTNDKNEIVGFDIDMINKICDEMKVSCKIVNQSFDGLIPSLKTRRIDAAIAGIDVTAERKKQVDFTKIYYDDSSIQFITLKDSLTSLDQLNGKRVGIQKGTTYLKYLNEKFPDVKPVSYDSYQFAFLDLKAKRIDAIVSSSFVAGDWLGKEAEIVPLGDKITDHEFFGEGLGIALRKGNDELREKFNQAIDKLKANGELDAIYKKWFNN is encoded by the coding sequence ATGAAGAAAACATTATTAGCTGTTTTATTAGCAGGAACGGCATTTGTAACACAAGCAGCAGAAAACCTCATCATCGGTACAGAAGCAACTTATGCTCCTTTTGAATTTACTAATGATAAAAATGAAATTGTCGGTTTTGATATTGATATGATTAACAAAATTTGTGATGAAATGAAAGTTTCTTGCAAAATCGTTAATCAATCATTTGATGGTTTAATTCCCAGTTTAAAAACTCGTCGAATTGATGCTGCAATTGCAGGTATAGATGTAACAGCTGAAAGAAAAAAACAAGTTGATTTTACTAAAATTTATTATGATGATAGTTCAATTCAATTCATCACATTAAAAGACTCCCTAACAAGTTTAGATCAACTTAATGGCAAACGTGTCGGTATTCAAAAAGGTACGACTTATTTAAAATATTTGAATGAAAAATTTCCGGATGTGAAACCGGTTAGTTACGATAGTTATCAATTTGCATTTCTTGACTTAAAAGCTAAACGTATTGATGCTATTGTTTCAAGTTCATTCGTAGCTGGTGATTGGTTAGGTAAAGAAGCCGAAATTGTACCATTAGGTGATAAAATCACTGATCATGAATTTTTTGGTGAAGGTTTAGGTATTGCTTTACGTAAAGGTAATGATGAGCTTCGTGAAAAATTTAACCAAGCAATCGATAAGCTAAAAGCAAATGGAGAATTAGACGCTATTTATAAAAAATGGTTTAATAATTAG
- the artQ gene encoding arginine ABC transporter permease ArtQ: MDGYILPLAQATSITLSLAFVSLIIGMIFAFIFTLLESAPFKPVAWLMSLFNLTIRALPELLIVVAIYTGLPLLLMSLDDGIAISLGFTSFTLQIDIANTKPDPFLCGVTALSLLYAVYASQTLRGAFKAISNGQKQAAQVLGLSKSRTFFRIIMPQMWRHALPGLSNQWLILLKDTALVSAIAIDDLMMQTKTIIARTNQPFLWYFIAMLIYLIISILSQRIITRIEKRSTYFEQPKSANSL, encoded by the coding sequence ATGGACGGATATATCTTGCCATTAGCGCAAGCAACGTCAATCACATTATCCTTAGCTTTTGTATCATTAATTATAGGCATGATATTTGCTTTTATTTTTACACTGTTAGAATCTGCGCCTTTCAAACCCGTTGCATGGTTAATGTCCTTATTTAATTTGACTATCCGCGCCCTACCCGAATTATTAATTGTGGTAGCAATTTATACTGGACTACCTTTGTTATTGATGTCATTAGATGATGGAATAGCAATTTCGCTTGGATTTACCTCATTTACATTGCAAATCGACATAGCAAACACAAAACCCGATCCGTTTTTATGTGGTGTAACTGCCCTTTCATTACTTTATGCGGTTTATGCATCTCAAACATTACGTGGTGCATTTAAAGCAATTTCAAACGGTCAAAAGCAAGCTGCACAAGTACTGGGATTAAGCAAATCGCGAACGTTCTTTCGAATTATTATGCCACAAATGTGGCGTCATGCCTTACCTGGATTGAGTAATCAATGGCTAATACTATTAAAAGATACCGCGTTAGTTTCGGCAATCGCTATTGATGATTTGATGATGCAAACAAAAACCATAATTGCTCGAACTAATCAACCTTTTCTATGGTATTTCATTGCGATGCTTATTTATTTAATTATTTCTATTTTAAGTCAAAGGATTATTACACGAATCGAAAAGCGTTCAACCTATTTTGAACAACCAAAATCAGCCAATAGTTTGTAA
- the artM gene encoding arginine ABC transporter permease ArtM: MFDNFIYYLKVILQGLPDTLSLGILGIISAGLLAVILSCLLSLNSCVITKIIRTYIIIFTGSPLLVQLFLIYYGPSQFGDVLNKVPTFYEVISSPWFCAYLALTLNSAAYTTQIFYGALKSVPQGQWQACEALGMNKRQTLKIVMPYALKRALSTYSNEVVFVVKGTALASMIPVMDIMGYSNQLNGDYYDFSIFVVAGLVYLLINGLLSTIMRVIEKKALIFEN; the protein is encoded by the coding sequence ATGTTTGATAATTTTATTTACTATCTTAAAGTCATTTTACAAGGACTTCCTGATACCTTAAGTTTAGGTATTTTAGGCATTATTTCAGCAGGTCTATTGGCTGTTATTTTATCTTGCTTATTATCGCTAAATTCTTGTGTAATAACTAAAATTATACGCACTTATATTATTATATTTACCGGTTCACCGCTTTTAGTTCAGCTATTTTTAATCTACTATGGACCATCACAATTTGGCGATGTTTTAAATAAAGTACCGACATTTTATGAGGTTATCTCTTCACCTTGGTTCTGTGCTTATCTTGCATTAACACTTAATAGTGCAGCCTATACTACGCAAATATTTTATGGTGCTTTAAAATCCGTACCACAAGGTCAATGGCAAGCGTGTGAGGCTTTAGGTATGAATAAAAGACAAACATTAAAAATCGTCATGCCATATGCATTAAAACGAGCACTTTCGACTTATTCTAATGAAGTGGTTTTTGTAGTAAAAGGTACGGCTTTAGCTTCAATGATTCCTGTTATGGATATTATGGGATATAGTAATCAATTAAATGGAGATTATTATGATTTTTCAATTTTTGTGGTTGCAGGGCTAGTCTACCTCTTGATAAATGGGCTTTTAAGCACCATTATGAGGGTAATAGAGAAAAAAGCCCTCATTTTTGAAAACTAA